A DNA window from Jaculus jaculus isolate mJacJac1 chromosome 1, mJacJac1.mat.Y.cur, whole genome shotgun sequence contains the following coding sequences:
- the LOC101608218 gene encoding LOW QUALITY PROTEIN: ATPase inhibitor, mitochondrial-like (The sequence of the model RefSeq protein was modified relative to this genomic sequence to represent the inferred CDS: inserted 2 bases in 1 codon; substituted 1 base at 1 genomic stop codon), with the protein MAGTLALQVRLGVWGVRAMQTRGFASDLMESHDAGSVREAGGAFXLREKAXEDRYFREKTKEQLAALKKHHLDEIQEHEEEIQHLQKQIERHRKKLKHLKQQED; encoded by the exons ATGGCAGGGACGTTGGCGCTTCAGGTGCGGCTCGGTGTGTGGGGAGTAAGGGCCATGCAAACCCGAGGCTTTGCCTCGGACCTGATGGAGAGTCATGACGCTGGCTCCGTACGGGAAGCTGGTGGGGCCTT ACTAAGAGAGAAGGCTTAAGAGGATCGGTACTTCCGAGAGAAGACTAAGGAACAACTAGCAGCTTTGAAGAAACACCACCTGGATGAGATCCAAGAACATGAGGAAGAGATTCAGCATCTGCAGAAACAAATTGAGCGACATAGGAAGAAGCTCAAACATCTGAAACAACAAGAAGACTAG